One part of the Bradyrhizobium sp. CB1650 genome encodes these proteins:
- a CDS encoding extracellular solute-binding protein produces the protein MARITRRKLLKLSATGAAAAQTSGLAAILASGQPPAFAQGTTVHWLRWADFVPASDVLLKGQITQECQKATGITLKVETINANDLQARITSAIQSGTGPDIIMAIGNWPQLYAESLADASDVAEDIGQDQGGYYEVSKLVATVGGRWIGVPFTVGGNQIAYRKSWFEEIGLKTFPDTWDGLLDACKKLKAKGRPLGQTAGHTFGDAPLWWYPYLWSWGGKEVEADGKTVALNSKETVESVKFAVGLWHDGCDEGGLAWDDTNNNRAFLSGGICATNNGASIYIEAKRKPDTYLTEKGEPMWKDILHARIPKGPGGQFNLPNPFTDMIMGYSKNKKAAGDFLRWVHSKPVFAEWFASQQGYSDGATRMWEKDKVWDADPVLLPFRDIPPFGRLAGYAGPPNRKAAEVVTKYIVTDLYAKAIQGVPAEAAVKWAHDEIAKVYV, from the coding sequence ATGGCTCGCATCACCCGACGCAAGCTCCTCAAGCTTTCCGCAACCGGCGCGGCGGCAGCGCAGACCAGCGGCTTAGCCGCCATCCTGGCGAGCGGCCAGCCGCCAGCCTTCGCGCAAGGCACAACTGTGCACTGGCTGCGTTGGGCGGATTTCGTGCCCGCATCCGACGTCCTGCTCAAAGGCCAGATTACGCAGGAATGCCAGAAGGCGACCGGCATCACGCTAAAAGTGGAGACCATCAACGCCAACGACCTACAGGCGCGGATCACCTCGGCGATCCAGTCGGGGACTGGGCCCGACATCATCATGGCGATCGGCAACTGGCCGCAGCTCTATGCGGAGAGCCTCGCCGATGCGAGCGACGTGGCCGAGGACATTGGCCAGGATCAGGGCGGCTACTACGAGGTCTCCAAGCTGGTCGCTACCGTCGGCGGCCGCTGGATCGGCGTGCCGTTCACGGTCGGCGGCAACCAGATCGCCTATCGCAAGTCGTGGTTCGAGGAGATCGGGTTGAAGACCTTCCCGGACACCTGGGACGGCCTGCTCGACGCCTGCAAGAAGCTCAAGGCCAAGGGCCGGCCGCTTGGCCAGACCGCCGGCCACACATTCGGCGATGCGCCACTCTGGTGGTACCCATACCTGTGGTCGTGGGGTGGCAAGGAGGTCGAGGCCGACGGCAAGACCGTGGCGCTCAACAGCAAGGAGACAGTCGAGTCGGTCAAGTTCGCGGTCGGCCTCTGGCATGACGGCTGCGACGAGGGCGGGCTTGCCTGGGACGACACCAATAACAATCGCGCTTTCCTCTCGGGCGGCATCTGCGCCACGAACAATGGTGCTTCGATCTACATCGAGGCCAAGCGCAAGCCCGACACGTATCTCACCGAAAAAGGCGAGCCGATGTGGAAGGACATCCTGCACGCCCGCATCCCCAAGGGTCCGGGCGGGCAGTTCAACCTGCCCAATCCGTTCACCGACATGATCATGGGCTATTCGAAGAACAAGAAAGCCGCCGGCGACTTCCTGCGCTGGGTCCACTCTAAGCCGGTATTCGCCGAATGGTTTGCCTCGCAACAGGGCTACTCGGACGGCGCCACCCGGATGTGGGAGAAGGACAAGGTATGGGACGCCGATCCTGTGCTCCTGCCGTTCCGCGACATCCCGCCGTTCGGGAGGCTGGCCGGCTACGCGGGGCCGCCCAACCGGAAGGCCGCCGAGGTAGTGACCAAATACATCGTCACCGACTTGTACGCCAAGGCGATCCAAGGCGTGCCGGCCGAGGCCGCCGTCAAATGGGCCCACGACGAGATCGCCAAGGTGTATGTGTGA
- a CDS encoding adenylate/guanylate cyclase domain-containing protein — MAQERPVRVERRLAAILAADVVGYSRLMHHDEEATHAKLTALLADGVAHAISEHGGRIVKNTGDGFLAEFPSAVEAVRAAVQFQTRIGELTVADAADGKIAFRVGINVGDVIVEPHDVFGDGVNIAARLESIAEPGGICISSSAYDHVRGKAGVEFADLGVQDLKNIALPVQAYAVVRDGPSTATKRQRAKLDRSSPPRLSFVVLPFVNLCGDPEQDYFVDGVTDSLTTDLSRISGSFVIGRHTAFTYKGKAADLKKVGRELNVRYVLEGSVQRSGKRLRVNVQLIDAETENHIWAERFDKPVADLFDMQDEIVARLANALNAEMIAAEARRAERSANPDAMDLNFQGYAWSYRGVEHMSEARSFFERALAIDHRNVGSLVGLALVDLTIGASLLTDNRAAYISAAEANAIKALSLAPDHAVAHRILGGAYIFTNRAAQGIAECERALEIDRNLVGAHSAIGVAKFFMGRGAETEGHIVEALRLSPCDIFAHRWMHIAGMAKILIGADTEAVAWLRRSIEANRNFPAAHLWLAAALGLLGALDEARSAARVGLSLDPGFTINRLLVSQASDNTTYLAERERVCEGMRLAGVPEA; from the coding sequence ATGGCGCAAGAGCGGCCGGTCCGAGTTGAGCGTCGGTTGGCGGCGATATTGGCCGCTGACGTGGTGGGCTATTCGCGGCTCATGCATCATGACGAGGAGGCTACACACGCCAAACTGACTGCGCTTCTGGCGGATGGTGTTGCACACGCGATCTCTGAACACGGGGGGCGCATCGTCAAGAATACCGGCGACGGGTTCTTGGCAGAGTTTCCGAGCGCGGTGGAAGCGGTCCGAGCTGCTGTGCAGTTCCAGACGCGCATTGGAGAACTTACTGTTGCCGATGCGGCAGACGGAAAGATTGCCTTCCGTGTCGGCATCAACGTCGGCGACGTGATTGTCGAGCCGCATGATGTTTTTGGCGATGGCGTGAATATTGCGGCACGGCTTGAGAGCATTGCGGAGCCCGGTGGGATCTGCATATCGTCTTCCGCCTACGATCATGTCCGGGGGAAGGCAGGGGTTGAATTCGCCGATCTAGGCGTCCAAGACCTCAAAAACATCGCGCTTCCGGTTCAGGCTTACGCGGTGGTCCGGGATGGGCCGAGCACGGCGACAAAGCGGCAGCGCGCGAAGCTAGACCGGTCGTCTCCCCCTCGTCTTTCTTTCGTCGTGTTGCCTTTCGTCAATCTTTGCGGTGATCCCGAGCAAGACTATTTCGTCGATGGCGTGACCGATAGTTTGACTACTGACTTGTCGCGGATCAGCGGCTCGTTCGTGATCGGCCGCCATACGGCATTTACCTACAAAGGAAAAGCGGCTGACCTCAAGAAGGTCGGGCGGGAGTTGAACGTCCGCTACGTGCTCGAAGGCTCTGTACAGCGGAGTGGCAAGCGGCTCCGGGTCAACGTACAGCTGATCGATGCCGAAACCGAAAATCACATTTGGGCCGAGAGGTTCGACAAGCCGGTCGCCGATCTCTTTGACATGCAGGACGAAATCGTGGCGCGACTGGCGAACGCGCTGAATGCCGAGATGATTGCAGCTGAGGCGCGGCGAGCAGAACGCTCTGCAAATCCGGATGCGATGGACTTGAACTTTCAAGGGTATGCCTGGTCATACAGGGGCGTGGAGCACATGAGCGAGGCGCGCAGCTTTTTCGAACGCGCCTTAGCAATCGATCACAGAAACGTCGGATCATTGGTCGGCTTGGCACTCGTTGATCTAACAATCGGAGCTTCCCTGCTAACTGATAACCGCGCAGCGTACATCTCGGCTGCCGAAGCAAATGCGATCAAGGCGCTGTCATTGGCCCCGGACCACGCGGTAGCGCACAGGATCTTGGGAGGGGCTTACATCTTTACAAATCGCGCCGCCCAAGGGATCGCTGAATGTGAGCGGGCATTGGAGATTGATCGCAACTTGGTCGGCGCTCACAGCGCCATCGGTGTCGCAAAGTTTTTCATGGGGCGCGGTGCTGAGACAGAAGGCCATATCGTCGAGGCTCTTCGTCTCTCCCCTTGCGATATCTTTGCCCACCGCTGGATGCACATTGCCGGCATGGCCAAGATACTGATTGGCGCAGATACAGAAGCCGTCGCTTGGCTACGACGAAGCATTGAGGCCAATCGCAACTTTCCTGCTGCCCATTTGTGGCTTGCCGCGGCCTTGGGCTTGCTTGGCGCACTTGATGAGGCGCGAAGCGCCGCAAGAGTGGGACTTTCGCTCGATCCAGGCTTTACCATCAATCGCTTGCTTGTCAGCCAAGCAAGCGACAATACGACATATCTCGCCGAACGAGAGCGCGTCTGCGAGGGCATGCGCTTGGCCGGGGTGCCGGAGGCGTGA
- a CDS encoding amidinotransferase: protein MDMVTRAHGSDVVPVGRVSPVSSYNEWDPLEEVIVGRLEGAVIPSDHPVVTCNIPGMAARAQSLLAGFRYPQIMIEPAQRELDGFVVLLQSLGIVVRRPEAVDHRKRFSTPEWSSRGFCNSCPRDCMLVIGDEIIETPMVWPCRYFETHSYRPILKDYFRRGARWTAAPRPQLTDELFYPEFRVPDKGEPVSYILTEFEPVFDAADFFRCGRDLFVTRSNVTNAPGIEWLRRHLGDGYRIHEIESRCPNPMHIDTTILPLGVGKILINPEYIDVDRLPDVLKKWDIFVAPEPDPITDPMLKVTSLCGKWLNMNVLMVDEKRLIVDRHHTTTIRAFESWGFESIPCEFLHYAAFGGAFHCATLDVRRRGTLESYF, encoded by the coding sequence ATGGACATGGTCACGCGCGCTCACGGTTCGGATGTCGTCCCAGTGGGCCGAGTTTCTCCGGTTAGCTCATACAACGAGTGGGACCCGCTGGAAGAAGTGATAGTCGGAAGGCTCGAGGGTGCGGTCATCCCGTCCGATCATCCGGTTGTCACCTGCAACATTCCCGGAATGGCTGCGCGGGCCCAATCGCTGTTGGCAGGCTTCCGCTACCCACAGATCATGATCGAACCGGCGCAGCGCGAGCTTGATGGCTTTGTTGTACTGTTACAGTCGCTGGGCATCGTGGTAAGGCGGCCGGAAGCAGTCGACCACAGGAAACGCTTCAGTACGCCGGAATGGTCCTCGCGCGGCTTCTGCAATTCCTGCCCGCGCGACTGCATGCTTGTGATCGGCGACGAGATCATCGAAACGCCGATGGTTTGGCCGTGTCGCTACTTCGAGACGCACTCCTATCGTCCGATCCTGAAGGACTATTTCCGACGTGGCGCGCGCTGGACCGCCGCGCCCAGGCCGCAACTGACGGACGAGCTGTTCTATCCGGAGTTTCGCGTCCCTGATAAAGGCGAGCCAGTCTCATACATCCTGACCGAATTCGAACCGGTGTTCGACGCCGCCGATTTCTTTCGCTGCGGGCGCGACCTGTTCGTGACCCGCAGCAACGTCACCAATGCGCCCGGTATTGAATGGCTGCGTCGCCACCTTGGCGACGGTTATCGCATTCATGAGATCGAGAGTCGCTGTCCCAATCCGATGCACATCGATACCACCATATTGCCGCTTGGCGTCGGCAAGATTCTGATCAATCCCGAATACATAGACGTCGACCGTCTTCCGGACGTCTTGAAGAAATGGGACATCTTCGTGGCCCCGGAGCCCGACCCGATAACCGATCCTATGCTCAAGGTCACTTCGCTATGCGGGAAATGGCTCAACATGAACGTGCTGATGGTAGACGAGAAGCGCCTCATCGTTGATCGGCATCATACCACAACAATCCGCGCGTTTGAGAGTTGGGGATTCGAGTCGATTCCTTGCGAGTTCTTGCACTACGCCGCATTTGGCGGTGCGTTTCACTGCGCCACACTCGACGTCCGGCGACGTGGCACATTGGAGAGCTATTTTTGA
- a CDS encoding HAD family hydrolase — protein MGINRRIFLSSMAVLPALSGVLLPSATQAQSPMPSGVLPSWNDGPAKQAILEFVRSTTDQGSSKFVPPEERIATFDQDGTLWVEHPIYSQVVYCLDRVPALAETDPKLKDVEPFKTVLSGDREAIAKLSLHDLEKILFATLTGMSVDDFEAEVKKWLASARDARWKRPYTDLIYQPMLEVLQHLRSNGFKTYIVTGGGQDFVRVYSERVYGVPPEQVVGTAAGTKYGYQKDGTPFLTKEPKLLLNDDNAGKPEGIHLMIGRRPRAAFGNSTGDREMLEYTGAGDGARLMMLVLHDDAQREYAYGPAQGLPETKVGTFSQELYDEAKKKNWTVISMKNDWKRILASES, from the coding sequence ATGGGCATCAACCGCCGCATTTTCCTCTCGAGCATGGCAGTGCTTCCAGCATTATCTGGCGTGCTACTGCCCTCGGCCACGCAAGCGCAATCCCCCATGCCAAGCGGCGTCCTGCCATCATGGAACGACGGACCGGCCAAACAGGCGATACTCGAGTTCGTCCGTTCCACGACTGATCAAGGCAGCTCAAAATTCGTGCCGCCGGAAGAGCGTATCGCCACTTTCGACCAGGACGGCACGCTGTGGGTCGAGCACCCAATCTATTCGCAAGTTGTCTATTGCCTAGACCGCGTGCCGGCTCTCGCCGAGACAGATCCGAAACTCAAAGACGTTGAGCCGTTCAAGACGGTCCTCTCGGGTGATCGCGAGGCAATCGCCAAGTTGTCGCTGCATGACCTCGAAAAAATCCTCTTCGCCACGCTCACAGGTATGTCAGTGGACGACTTCGAGGCCGAGGTAAAGAAATGGCTGGCAAGTGCAAGGGACGCTCGCTGGAAGCGACCGTACACCGACCTCATCTATCAACCAATGCTTGAAGTTTTACAGCATCTGCGCAGCAACGGCTTCAAGACCTACATTGTGACCGGCGGCGGCCAGGACTTTGTGCGTGTCTATAGCGAGCGAGTATACGGCGTTCCGCCTGAACAAGTGGTGGGTACGGCTGCCGGAACGAAGTACGGATACCAGAAAGATGGCACGCCGTTCCTCACCAAAGAACCCAAGCTGCTGCTGAACGACGATAATGCAGGGAAGCCGGAAGGCATCCATTTAATGATCGGGCGGCGGCCTCGCGCGGCATTTGGAAATTCGACCGGCGACCGCGAAATGCTGGAATACACCGGGGCCGGCGATGGTGCACGGCTGATGATGCTGGTCCTGCATGACGACGCCCAACGCGAATACGCATACGGGCCAGCACAGGGGCTTCCCGAAACTAAAGTAGGCACGTTCAGTCAAGAACTTTACGATGAAGCGAAGAAGAAAAACTGGACTGTCATCAGCATGAAGAACGATTGGAAGCGCATACTTGCTTCCGAAAGCTGA
- a CDS encoding C13 family peptidase yields the protein MTSRSSIRRLGAPLVAFFLTIWPLVPPVHAIEEAGKVGVVSFGLYGDQGVFRSEATGAAQVVAGRFETGPINVEYNSKKGGSATIEALTKSLQTAANRLDAEKDVLFLILTSHGSPDGLAIKAGRLTETLTPSRLRDMLAKTGVRHKVVVISACYSGVFIPRLATPDVLVITAADDKHPSFGCQDKAKWTYFGDAFFNVALRKAVSLKDAFLDARSLVRKRELREHFEPSNPLMVGGADVLPLLVGRP from the coding sequence ATGACCTCCAGGTCCTCAATCAGGCGGCTCGGCGCGCCGCTCGTTGCTTTTTTTCTGACCATCTGGCCATTGGTTCCTCCGGTACATGCTATTGAGGAGGCCGGAAAGGTTGGCGTGGTGTCCTTTGGCCTGTACGGGGATCAAGGCGTGTTTAGATCCGAGGCGACCGGCGCGGCTCAGGTCGTGGCCGGCCGTTTCGAGACTGGACCGATCAACGTGGAGTACAATTCCAAGAAAGGAGGAAGTGCAACGATCGAAGCTCTGACCAAGTCGTTGCAGACGGCAGCTAACCGCTTGGATGCCGAGAAAGATGTTCTCTTTTTGATTCTCACCTCGCATGGCTCTCCTGATGGCCTTGCAATCAAGGCGGGGCGGCTCACAGAAACGCTCACACCATCTCGTCTCCGCGACATGCTCGCGAAGACAGGTGTGCGACACAAGGTGGTGGTCATCTCGGCTTGTTATTCCGGGGTTTTTATCCCGCGCCTGGCGACTCCCGATGTGCTGGTCATCACCGCGGCCGATGACAAGCATCCGTCATTCGGCTGCCAAGACAAGGCCAAGTGGACCTATTTTGGCGACGCTTTTTTCAACGTCGCGCTCCGGAAAGCCGTCAGCCTGAAGGATGCGTTTCTCGATGCGCGCTCACTCGTCCGGAAGCGAGAATTGCGGGAACATTTCGAGCCGTCGAATCCGCTCATGGTGGGCGGTGCAGACGTGCTGCCATTGCTTGTCGGACGTCCTTGA
- a CDS encoding TIGR03118 family protein — protein sequence MKAPFQSDPTSADAADAAIYVQTNLVSDIPGLATVTDPNLVNPWGVSFLPGSPFWISDQHTNLATVYPVTDSTDVSPAVLTVSIPTTATGPQGPTGQVSNTNASSFILDDDASARFIFADLNGTISGWNPGLGTTASVEVTTPGAVYTGLAVNEAHTMLYAANTSAGTIDVFNSSFDPVDLGDHAFKTPGQIAARGLVPFNATDIGGEVYVTYAPSGRDAQIVADEGDGAVAIFSESGKLEPHGVLLGGPHTPLAAPWGVAIAPDNFGQFSGDLLVGNFSFLHSEINAFNPQNHQLEGTIPISAGSGNTPGGLWALTFGGSGNDGSPNTLYFTDGIDGETHGLFGAIESVPLIGASTPTHHSDTLLV from the coding sequence ATGAAAGCGCCGTTCCAATCTGACCCGACGTCCGCCGACGCCGCCGATGCGGCCATCTATGTTCAGACGAATCTGGTCTCGGACATCCCCGGACTCGCCACGGTAACCGATCCGAATTTGGTGAACCCTTGGGGCGTTTCGTTTCTCCCCGGCAGCCCCTTCTGGATCTCGGACCAGCACACCAATTTGGCCACCGTCTACCCGGTGACCGACAGCACCGATGTCTCTCCCGCGGTTCTCACTGTGAGCATCCCAACCACCGCGACCGGACCCCAGGGCCCCACGGGACAGGTCTCCAATACGAACGCCTCGTCTTTCATCCTAGACGACGACGCGAGCGCCCGCTTCATCTTCGCCGATCTCAACGGGACGATCTCCGGCTGGAACCCCGGCCTCGGGACAACCGCGTCCGTCGAAGTCACGACGCCGGGCGCCGTCTATACCGGATTGGCAGTCAACGAGGCTCATACGATGCTCTACGCCGCCAACACCAGCGCCGGGACCATCGACGTCTTCAACAGTAGCTTCGACCCGGTCGACCTAGGCGATCATGCGTTCAAGACCCCGGGCCAGATCGCGGCCCGGGGGCTCGTCCCCTTCAATGCGACGGACATCGGCGGCGAAGTGTATGTGACCTACGCGCCTTCCGGGCGTGATGCGCAGATAGTGGCCGACGAAGGCGACGGGGCGGTGGCCATTTTCAGCGAGAGCGGCAAACTTGAACCGCATGGAGTGCTGCTCGGCGGCCCTCACACCCCTCTCGCTGCTCCGTGGGGCGTCGCTATCGCTCCGGACAATTTCGGCCAGTTCAGCGGCGACCTTCTGGTGGGCAATTTCAGCTTCCTGCACAGCGAAATCAACGCTTTCAATCCCCAGAACCACCAGCTCGAAGGCACCATCCCGATCTCCGCCGGTTCGGGAAACACGCCAGGCGGTCTCTGGGCCCTGACTTTCGGGGGCAGCGGCAACGACGGCAGCCCGAACACCCTCTACTTCACCGACGGCATCGACGGCGAGACGCATGGTCTGTTCGGCGCAATCGAGAGCGTGCCGCTGATTGGGGCATCGACGCCGACGCATCATTCAGACACGTTGTTGGTCTGA
- a CDS encoding class I SAM-dependent methyltransferase, which yields MDAAAAKAGEHVIDIGCGTGDTLLAFARVVGPSGAVLGVDVSVPMLDFAKHRAAEAKLSNAAFALADATSYAFEPRWADLVYSRFGVMFFDDPIRAFTNIRSGMKAGGRLVFVCFRTMPESPWFRVPIEAARPHVPPQPPVDPLAPGMFSLASEERLRGILTGAGFRELALKATDVPIDGKDTEQSMTFITQAGPLPALLENASGEQRIRATEAVRNALAANIGADGRGLHVGLWLVSALA from the coding sequence TTGGACGCCGCAGCCGCAAAGGCGGGCGAGCATGTGATCGATATCGGATGCGGCACCGGCGACACACTGTTGGCCTTTGCCAGGGTTGTTGGACCATCAGGCGCTGTGTTGGGCGTCGACGTCTCGGTCCCGATGCTTGACTTCGCCAAACATCGTGCCGCCGAGGCGAAACTTAGCAACGCCGCCTTTGCACTGGCCGACGCGACGAGCTACGCCTTCGAACCGCGCTGGGCGGATCTAGTTTATTCGCGATTCGGTGTGATGTTCTTCGATGACCCTATCAGGGCTTTCACCAATATCCGCAGCGGCATGAAGGCAGGCGGGCGGCTGGTATTCGTCTGTTTTCGGACCATGCCTGAGAGTCCGTGGTTTCGCGTACCGATCGAGGCTGCACGGCCGCATGTGCCGCCTCAGCCGCCGGTGGATCCATTGGCACCGGGGATGTTTTCGCTCGCGAGCGAAGAGCGCCTGCGTGGCATTCTAACTGGGGCTGGGTTTCGCGAACTGGCGCTCAAGGCGACCGATGTGCCGATTGACGGCAAGGACACCGAGCAAAGCATGACATTCATCACGCAGGCTGGCCCGTTGCCTGCGCTGCTCGAAAATGCCTCGGGTGAGCAACGGATACGCGCCACAGAAGCGGTTCGCAACGCGCTCGCCGCAAATATCGGAGCAGACGGGCGCGGCCTGCATGTGGGTCTGTGGCTTGTGTCGGCGTTAGCCTAG
- the sugE gene encoding quaternary ammonium compound efflux SMR transporter SugE has translation MAWLFLIVAGLCEIAWAIGLKYTEGFTRLLPTIGTVLAMAASFGFLGLALKSLPVGTAYAVWTGIGTVGTTVLGIYLFNEPAMSLRLACIGLILLGIIGLRLTS, from the coding sequence ATGGCTTGGCTCTTCCTCATCGTTGCTGGCCTGTGCGAAATCGCCTGGGCAATCGGCCTCAAATACACGGAAGGTTTCACACGCCTCTTACCAACAATCGGCACAGTCCTCGCCATGGCGGCCAGTTTTGGATTCCTCGGGCTCGCTCTTAAGTCGCTGCCGGTCGGTACGGCCTATGCGGTGTGGACGGGCATTGGCACCGTGGGCACTACGGTGCTCGGCATCTATCTTTTCAACGAGCCCGCGATGTCGCTTAGGCTTGCTTGTATCGGCCTCATTCTCTTGGGCATCATCGGACTGAGACTTACTTCTTAG
- a CDS encoding ParB N-terminal domain-containing protein, producing the protein MPILAADGMVLAGHGRLAAGKLLGMAEVPVIVARGWTDQQKRAYVIADNRLTDASDWDDEMLRLELSDLVEGGFEISR; encoded by the coding sequence ATGCCGATCCTCGCGGCCGACGGCATGGTGCTTGCCGGTCATGGCCGCTTGGCCGCCGGTAAACTGCTCGGCATGGCCGAGGTGCCGGTCATCGTGGCGCGCGGTTGGACCGATCAGCAGAAGCGCGCCTACGTCATCGCCGATAATCGGCTGACCGACGCCAGCGATTGGGATGACGAGATGCTGCGGCTCGAATTGTCCGATCTCGTGGAGGGCGGTTTCGAGATCTCGCGCTGA
- a CDS encoding transporter substrate-binding domain-containing protein, producing MLGIAVLATLIAAGTKNCAHARSLEEVRQTGILRLCANPSALPYSNLTDRGGLAGFEVELAEALAHETGLELGVTWVRNAGEIKHSDCDVSMGVVASAASYDREGLTGSLTTHLPLRFSRPYADSGVVLVVSSRSSVHRLNDLHGQKIGVMVGTIEHEWLAKHDFRVSVFASQEDIIAAIEAGEIEVGATNPVTIGWYRHEHPSTAVRVPDGYEPELELRWSVSVGLRRADDALLAAVDTALAQLVEQRIPAQIYAKYGISYLPSSGQGLQ from the coding sequence ATGCTTGGCATTGCCGTACTCGCGACGCTTATCGCCGCAGGCACAAAAAATTGTGCGCACGCTAGATCACTGGAAGAGGTGCGGCAGACCGGTATCCTACGCCTCTGCGCCAACCCATCCGCACTTCCCTATTCGAACCTCACCGATAGAGGCGGTCTTGCCGGATTCGAAGTCGAACTCGCCGAAGCGTTGGCGCACGAGACGGGATTGGAGCTCGGTGTGACCTGGGTTAGAAACGCTGGTGAAATTAAGCACTCGGATTGCGATGTCTCGATGGGCGTCGTCGCCTCTGCCGCAAGCTACGATCGGGAGGGGCTTACCGGATCGCTGACAACCCATCTACCTCTTCGTTTTTCGAGACCTTACGCAGACAGCGGTGTCGTCCTAGTGGTTTCATCTCGATCTTCCGTTCATCGGCTTAACGATTTGCACGGTCAGAAGATTGGCGTCATGGTTGGCACCATTGAGCACGAGTGGCTGGCCAAACACGACTTCCGCGTTTCGGTCTTCGCCTCTCAGGAGGACATAATTGCCGCGATCGAGGCGGGCGAAATCGAAGTGGGTGCTACGAACCCGGTGACTATCGGCTGGTATCGGCACGAACACCCGAGCACGGCGGTAAGAGTACCCGACGGATACGAGCCAGAACTGGAACTGCGTTGGAGCGTTTCAGTCGGCCTTCGCCGAGCGGACGATGCGCTGCTTGCAGCGGTGGATACTGCTCTGGCGCAATTGGTCGAGCAGCGGATTCCAGCGCAGATTTACGCGAAGTATGGCATTTCCTATCTACCCTCTTCCGGTCAAGGTCTCCAGTGA
- a CDS encoding thioredoxin family protein, with product MATTATQVVLDTPAAEFRLPATDSGTYALDDVAGEKGTVVVFICNHCPYVKAVIDRIVSDARVLMSEGVGFAAICSNDAASYPEDSFENMKRFAKAPDFPFPYLHDETQTVARAYGAVCTPDFFGYNADRKLKYRGRLDEGRTTAPRAGAPRELVEAMRAIATTGVAPVDQKASIGCSVKWKDE from the coding sequence ATGGCGACGACAGCGACCCAAGTCGTCCTTGATACGCCGGCGGCGGAGTTCCGGCTTCCGGCCACCGATAGCGGGACTTACGCACTGGACGACGTTGCGGGCGAAAAAGGCACGGTCGTCGTCTTCATCTGTAACCATTGTCCCTATGTCAAAGCGGTGATCGACCGCATCGTTTCGGACGCCCGCGTGCTGATGTCGGAGGGCGTCGGCTTTGCAGCGATTTGCTCGAATGATGCGGCGAGCTATCCCGAAGACTCATTTGAGAACATGAAGCGTTTCGCGAAGGCTCCTGATTTCCCGTTTCCATATCTCCACGACGAGACCCAGACAGTCGCTCGGGCGTATGGAGCGGTCTGTACGCCGGACTTCTTCGGTTACAATGCCGACCGCAAGCTCAAGTATCGCGGCCGGCTCGATGAAGGCCGCACAACTGCACCTCGCGCGGGAGCGCCCCGAGAGCTTGTCGAGGCCATGCGGGCGATTGCGACCACCGGTGTGGCGCCGGTTGACCAAAAGGCGTCTATTGGTTGCTCGGTCAAATGGAAGGACGAATAA